A window of the Oncorhynchus masou masou isolate Uvic2021 chromosome 13, UVic_Omas_1.1, whole genome shotgun sequence genome harbors these coding sequences:
- the LOC135551422 gene encoding POU domain, class 2, transcription factor 2-like: MFVPLPVPFVFQRTASDFSAWRLKSPLALRSSSDIRMSKPAEDEKPGADFPGESTDSERNSPGANDQVQPMKTSPFSLSPTLSSIKSKSEAVPEMISTHVPPPSQQQTPHPHTQLMLAGSQLAGLAALLPAQQQLLLQQAQAQLLAAAVQQSNAAHAAHAAHAAAQANQQQQQQQLTKQEQAPPQLTLSQPIQLTAQDIQQLLQLQQLVLMPGHHLQSPQFLLPQAQGQQGQQGLLSTPNLIPLPQHQQSQGSLLTIPPRLGLQAQRDKSGDGGVTSGASAAPMTSVTSGPHGEEPSDLEELEQFARTFKQRRIKLGFTQGDVGMAMGKLYGNDFSQTTISRFEALNLSFKNMCKLKPLLEKWLNDAETMAIDSMLPSPNSLSSPMMGFEGMPGRRRKKRTSIETNVRVALERNFILNQKPNSEEILLMGQQLNMEKEVIRVWFCNRRQKEKRINPCSATPPLPSQPPSMTHKTPCYSPHMVSSQGLHQAATSLSTTVTSPLPSVTCPLTPCGSAATSSTPSSRTPPPHSTASPAPSTLSTHSLNAGNTMMRVSTGMNQALVSSNHLATMQALAASGGQLPISSLEAGGQMILGGAGVRPSLFLNRHTLLPMASHQAGVGLVGGPRGASPPPGASGMDIDSYSASPCSSPASFGSFSEASPPPLGGAMAE; this comes from the exons ATATCAGGATGTCAAAACCAGCAGAGGATGAGAAGCCTGGGGCAGACTTTCCAGGGGAGAGCACAG ACTCTGAGAGGAACAGTCCTGGTGCCAATGATCAG GTTCAGCCAATGAAAACGAGTCCCTTCAGTCTTTCTCCTACCTTGAGCAGCATCAAG AGTAAAAGTGAGGCAGTACCTGAGATGATCTCCACCCATGTGCCGCCTCCTTCCCAGCAGCAGACGCCTCACCCTCACACACAACTCATGTTGGCAGGGAGTCAGCTGGCAGGG CTGGCTGCCCTCTTGCCTGCGCAGCAGCAGCTGTTGCTTCAGCAGGCCCAGGCTCAGCTCCTGGCCGCCGCGGTGCAGCAGTCCAACGCGGCTCACGCTGCTCATGCCGCTCACGCAGCCGCCCAAGccaatcagcagcagcagcaacaacagctgACCAAACAGGAGCAAGCCCCTCCCCAGCtcaccctctctcagcctatCCAGCTCACCGCCCAG GATATCCAGCAGCTGTTGCAGCTGCAGCAGTTAGTCCTGATGCCCGGCCACCACCTGCAGTCTCCTCAGTTCCTCCTGCCTCAGGCCCAGGGACAACAGGGGCAGCAGG GTTTGCTCTCGACACCTAATTTAATTCCGTTACCTCAACATCAGCAAAGCCAGGGGAGTCTTCTAACTATTCCACCCAGGCTGGGACTGCAAGCACAG AGGGACAAGAGTGGGGACGGCGGGGTGACCTCCGGGGCCTCCGCAGCCCCCATGACCTCAGTGACCTCTGGCCCTCACGGCGAGGAGCCCAGTGACCtggaggagctggagcagtttgccCGCACCTTCAAACAGAGACGCATCAAACTGGGCTTCACACAG GGTGATGTAGGCATGGCGATGGGGAAACTGTATGGGAATGACTTCAGCCAGACCACCATCTCTCGCTTCGAGGCCCTAAACCTGAGCTTTAAGAACATGTGCAAGCTCAAGCCTCTGCTTGAGAAGTGGCTAAACGATGCGGAGACCATGGCGATAGACAGCATGCTTCCCAGCCcgaactctctctcctcccccatgaTGGGGTTTGAGGGCATGCCGGGGCGTCGCAGGAAGAAACGCACCAGCATCGAGACCAACGTCCGCGTGGCCTTAGAGCGCAATTTCATCTTG AACCAGAAGCCTAACTCAGAGGAGATTCTCCTGATGGGCCAGCAGCTcaacatggagaaggaggtgatTCGGGTCTGGTTCTGCAACCGGCGCCAGAAAGAGAAGCGCATCAACCCTTGCAGTGCCACCCCTCCCCTGCCCAGCCAGCCCCCCTCCATGACGCACAAAACCCCCTGCTACAGCCCCCACATG gtgtccAGTCAGGGGCTGCACCAGGCTGCCACCAGCCTCAGCACAACAG TGACCAGTCCATTACCCTCGGTGACCTGCCCTCTGACCCCCTGTGGCTCTGCAGCCACcagctccaccccctcctctagGACTCCGCCTCCACACAGCACAGCCAGCCCCGCCCCTTCCACCCTCAGTACCCACAGCCTGAATGCTGG GAACACAATGATGAGAGTAAGCACAGGGATGAACCAGGCTCTCGTCAGCAGCAATCACCTGGCCACAATGCAAG CTCTGGCTGCCAGTGGTGGGCAGCTGCCCATTTCCAGTCTTGAGGCCGGAGGTCAGATGATCCTGGGCGGGGCGGGGGTTCGCCCCTCCCTATTCCTCAACCGCCACACCCTCCTGCCTATGGCGTCCCACCAAGCCGGTGTGGGTTTGGTCGGCGGTCCCAGGGGAGCCTCTCCACCCCCCGGCGCCAGCGGCATGGACATCGACTCCTACTCTGCCTCTCCCTGCTCCAGCCCCGCCTCCTTCGGCTCGTTCAGCGAAGCCTCACCGCCGCCGCTTGGCGGGGCCATGGCCGAGTGA